Proteins co-encoded in one Eschrichtius robustus isolate mEscRob2 chromosome 8, mEscRob2.pri, whole genome shotgun sequence genomic window:
- the NAMPT gene encoding nicotinamide phosphoribosyltransferase → MNAAAEAEFNILLATDSYKVTHYKQYPPNTSKVYSYFECREKKTENSKIRKVKYEETVFYGLQYILNKYLKGKVVTKEKIQEAKEVYKEHFQDDVFNEKGWNYILEKYDGHLPIEVKAVPEGSVIPRGNVLFTVENTDPECYWLTNWIETILVQSWYPITVATNSREQKKILAKYLLETSGNLDGLEYKLHDFGYRGVSSQETAGIGASAHLVNFKGTDTVAGIALIKKYYGTKDPVPGYSVPAAEHSTITAWGKDHEKDAFEHIVTQFSSVPVSVVSDSYDIYNACEKIWGEDLRHLIVSRSTEAPLIIRPDSGNPLDTVLKVLDILGKKFPVTENSEGYKLLPPYLRVIQGDGVDINTLQEIVEGMKQKKWSIENVSFGSGGALLQKLTRDLLNCSFKCSYVVTNGLGINVFKDPVADPNKRSKKGRLSLHRTPAGNFVTLEEGKGDLEEYGHDLLHTVFKNGKVTKSYSFDEVRKNAQLNIELEATPH, encoded by the exons ATGAATGCTGCGGCAGAAGCCGAGTTCAACATCCTCCTGGCCACCGACTCGTACAAG GTTACTCACTATAAACAGTACCCACCCAACACAAGCAAAGTTTATTCCTACTTTGAATGCCgtgaaaagaagacagaaaactcCAAAATAAGGAAGGTGAAATATGAGGAAACAGTATTTTATGGGTTGCAGTACATTCTTAATAAGTACTTAAAAG gtaAAGTAGTGACCAAAGAGAAGATCCAGGAAGCCAAAGAGGTGTACAAAGAGCATTTCCAAGACGATGTCTTTAATGAAAAGGGATGGAACTACATTCTTGAG AAATATGATGGGCATCTTCCAATAGAAGTAAAAGCTGTTCCTGAGGGCTCTGTCATTCCCAGAGGAAATGTTCTCTTCACAGTGGAAAACACAGATCCAGAGTGTTACTGGCTTACAAATTGGATTGAg ACTATTCTTGTTCAGTCCTGGTATCCAATCACAGTGGCCACAAATTCTAGAGAGCAGAAGAAGATATTGGCCAAATATTTGTTAGAAACATCTGGTAACTTAGATGGTCTGGAGTACAAGTTACATGATTTTGGCTACAGAGGAGTCTCTTCCCAAGAG ACTGCTGGCATAGGAGCATCTGCTCATTTGGTTAACTTCAAAGGAACAGATACAGTAGCAGGAattgctttaattaaaaaatactatggAACGAAAGATCCTGTTCCAGGCTATTCTGTTCCAGCGGCAGAACACAG taCCATAACAGCTTGGGGGAAGGACCATGAAAAAGATGCTTTTGAACATATAGTAACACAATTTTCATCAGTGCCTGTATCTGTGGTCAGCGATAGCTATGACATTTATAATGCGTGTGAGAAAATCTGGGGTGAAGATCTAAGACATTTAATAGTATCAAGAAGTACAGAGGCACCACTCATAatcagacctgattctggaaatcCTCTTGACACTGTATTAAAG GTTTTGGATATTTTAGGTAAGAAGTTCCCTGTTACTGAGAACTCAGAGGGCTACAAGTTGCTGCCACCTTATCTTAGAGTTATTCAAGGGGATGGAGTAGATATTAATACCTTACAAGAG ATTGTGGAAGGCATGAAGCAAAAAAAATGGAGTATAGAAAATGTTTCCTTCGGTTCTGGTGGAGCTTTGCTACAAAAGTTAACAAGAGATCTCCTGAATTGTTCCTTTAAATGTAGTTATGTTGTAACCAATGGCCTTGGG ATTAATGTCTTCAAGGACCCGGTTGCTGATCCCAACAAAAGGTCCAAAAAGGGCCGATTATCATTGCATAGGACACCAGCAGGGAATTTTGTTACACttgaggaaggaaaaggagaccTTGAAGAATATGGTCAT